The Raphanus sativus cultivar WK10039 unplaced genomic scaffold, ASM80110v3 Scaffold3025, whole genome shotgun sequence nucleotide sequence aagaagaaacaaaaaatgaaaaagaggCAAATGTGTGTATTAAGCTGCAGTGACAATGGTTTGAAGCAGAGTTCCAAGCTCTTTCAAGCTACGAACAATGACAAAACACCATACCTTAGAAAATGGATAACTGTGAGAAACTTCAAGTTTGATATATGACAATACTTACCTCACATTACTGAGATCAGGGTATACAGCAATCGCCTCTTTGAAGTCCTGAAAGAACACGTTTTCAACTGTTATACAAACCAAGAAAAAGAGAATAGTGAAGctggaaaaagaagaagaagaagaagaagaagatgttgtAGAGCAGACCTGATCAGAGGTTGAAGAAGTGTATGTGATCACACATGACATGCCTGCTTTTGTAGCAGCCTAGATATATTGAAAGTCAAAAGTCATTTTCAAGATTGTGTTTCAAGAACCCAGTTTAAGATGTTTCAAGATGTAAGAACGAGAAAAAGATTTTAGAGTTATTAACCTGCAGGCCAATCACACTGTCCTCTATGACCAAACAGTCTTTCACTGAAACACCTAGCTTCTGCAATCAATATATACAGAACGTACCACTTGGTTAGTTCTTGTcattttatataaagttttgttGCCTGGACTTGTATTTTACCTCGGCAgctgttatatatatagaaggATCAGGTTTCTTCTCCTTAACATCATCTCctgaaaatcaaaataatacaaaaaaaaaaaattggtgaaTGAAACCTTAGACAGACAAAGTGTTTGACATATAAAGCCCACCAAGTAATAAGTAACTCAAAATAGAGAATGTGATGAAAAATCACCTGCAAGGAAGCAATCAAGTCCTTGGAATCGCTCCTAAAAGACATAAACATAACCGagttaaataaaaatgtcaCCAGTCTATGAGAGAGATTattaataaaaggaaaaaaaaaactcacgaTTTGGATTAGATTCTCAAGACATAAGACAACTGAACTCTTTGTAGCTGCAGAACACACAGCTAGTTTCTTCCCCTGCAGCATCATTTCAAGAACCAAcacatcaaaaaaaattaaaattttttttttttaattagggtATATTATAAAAAGCTTGTTATTACAGCAGCTCTTGCTTCATCCATTAGTCTTATTACACCAGGTCTTGCTTCTACCTGAAACCAAAAGAAGCAGAGAGATTTAGATTCAATCTCAGGAAACTAAGATGATGTTTTTTCAAGATCACTACTTACACTTCCTGATTTAATGATCTCTTTGTACCTCTCTGTCTTCCAATCCTGCAAAGTCAAACATATCTTAACATCAATCTAGAGACTTTGCTGTGTTGTTAGTGCAAGAAATGTGAGTGAATGACCTGAAGAGTATCGATCAACTTGGCTCGATCATCGTCACTCTCTGGAGGTGTGTCGAAAAGGGTCGAAGTCGGCCATCCATTCTCTCTAAAGTACCATCTCATTTTAGGCTTTCCACCTCCGACAAGATTCTGAAACTTGTCGTAGAACTCGAGGCTCCAGTTGAGAGACTCGGATGAGGAAGGAGGACATCGAACATCGAAATGCGAGAAGGCGTCATTGTAAGCTTGACGGTGTAGATTCTCCGATTCTAGTATCACACCGTCGCAGTCGAAGATCAGAGCTTGGAGTGACCGTGAAGAAGATGATGCCGAGACTGTAGTAGAGATCCTCGCTTTCTGATAAACGTTTCTTGATTTGAAACGCAGCGTTTGGAGACAAGGGAAGCGGTTGAAGCCAACGGAGGAGGTGGATGGGGGGAAGAGAATCGATGAGTGGCTGCAAGAAACCGCCATTGATCAACACTCGCACTCTCTGCGTTTGTGTGGTTCTAGAGAAGGATCTGACTTAGtgagataaaattaaaaaagaaaatgtgtGGTGTTAACGGTATTTAACTAACTTTTCTATCGTACACCAAATGGGCTACTAGTGTCACAAAGGCCCATTAACTCCGCTGGTTCCAGACCTACATGGGCCTGTTCAAGGAATTAGGGTTTCTTTGCTTTTACTTGATCAACAAGATAGCGTTTTCCCCTGTTCAAGtaatcatctctctctctgacTATCAGATCCGCCGATCGAATCTTCGAAATCCATGGCGTCCTCTGGTAACACTAACCCTTCCAAACCTCCACGGTTCGATCTCGGTACTCTCTTCAGACCCCCATCGGGTCCTTACCCTCCACGTGCAAGTCCGTTGGTCACCAGCCAACAGCTCTACGCTCCGGCGGGTATCGAGGACTCAACAGGAGTGTCTGCGAAGCTTCCTGAGT carries:
- the LOC108830726 gene encoding haloacid dehalogenase-like hydrolase domain-containing protein At4g39970 isoform X2 — its product is MAVSCSHSSILFPPSTSSVGFNRFPCLQTLRFKSRNVYQKARISTTVSASSSSRSLQALIFDCDGVILESENLHRQAYNDAFSHFDVRCPPSSSESLNWSLEFYDKFQNLVGGGKPKMRWYFRENGWPTSTLFDTPPESDDDRAKLIDTLQDWKTERYKEIIKSGSVEARPGVIRLMDEARAAGKKLAVCSAATKSSVVLCLENLIQIERFQGLDCFLAGDDVKEKKPDPSIYITAAEKLGVSVKDCLVIEDSVIGLQAATKAGMSCVITYTSSTSDQDFKEAIAVYPDLSNVR
- the LOC108830726 gene encoding haloacid dehalogenase-like hydrolase domain-containing protein At4g39970 isoform X1, with translation MAVSCSHSSILFPPSTSSVGFNRFPCLQTLRFKSRNVYQKARISTTVSASSSSRSLQALIFDCDGVILESENLHRQAYNDAFSHFDVRCPPSSSESLNWSLEFYDKFQNLVGGGKPKMRWYFRENGWPTSTLFDTPPESDDDRAKLIDTLQDWKTERYKEIIKSGSVEARPGVIRLMDEARAAGKKLAVCSAATKSSVVLCLENLIQIERFQGLDCFLAGDDVKEKKPDPSIYITAAEKLGVSVKDCLVIEDSVIGLQAATKAGMSCVITYTSSTSDQDFKEAIAVYPDLSNVSLKELGTLLQTIVTAA